The Cucurbita pepo subsp. pepo cultivar mu-cu-16 chromosome LG05, ASM280686v2, whole genome shotgun sequence nucleotide sequence ACAACGGTTACTGTAACACCGAACTCCATTAATAAATCTAGGTTGAccttgaataaaataaaattattacaaagataaaattatattatttattcgtccaaatcttactttaggatcataatatatatttttatttcaaaaaaaaatatttttttatagtcTCATTGCCAaactaaaatggaaaaaaataaaatctgtTGGTTAAGATAATatggaattatttatttgagatttatatggaatatgaatataaataaaatgaaaatcccatatatatatttatatatggaAAAGAATATATAAGGAATAGGCTTTGAGTTCTCGGGAGGGCCGTATCTAAAAAGGCATAAAATAAACcctaaataatagaaaatttttaattagccattttcttaaaattcagTTTCTTTCGTTCTCCAGTTCTGTAACTTCCTTCACAAACTCCTCActctttcttcatcatcatcatcatcatcttcttcatcttcttcttcattcgcTCTCAACTTCACTCTTTTGTTACCGAAAATCTCACATTTCTGATAATCGGAAGAACAATAGGAATTGTGAAAGTGAAGTTTCTTTGTGTCCtgattctgtttttttttttttttttttttttttttttttNttttttttttttttttttttttttttttttttttttttttttttttttttaatggattcaCTTGATACTCCTCCGTCACTCTCAGCACCGTCCAACATGACGGTCGGAGTACCGACGGCGTATTCGCCAGGCATGTCCAACGCCAACAACAATGCCTCTTCCACGCTTGGTCTAAATCCGGCTACGGCACAGATGATACCGCCTTCTGCGCGATTTCCGTTTAACTCTGTGATCGCCCCTGCGTCCGTGCCTTTGGATTCTATGAATATTTCTCCGTACGACGGATCTCATTCTGGGAGTTTCAACGCTGATtcggggaagaagaagagaggcNCTCTGTGATCGCCCCTGCGTCCGTGCCTTTGGATTCTATGAATGTTTCTCCGTACGACGGATCTCATTCTGGGAGTTTCAACGCTGATtcggggaagaagaagagaggccGGCCGAGGAAGTACACGCCTGATGGTAACATTGCCTTAGGCTTAGCACCTACCACTATGGCGTCTTCTGTCGGTCACGGGGATCTGAGCGGTACTCCTGATTTGGAGCAGCCGGCGAAGAAAGCGAGGGGAAGGCCACCAGGCTCGGGGAAGAAACAGATGAACGCTATTGGTATCGTCAATTGAAttactcttttgtttttctttgtgttgGAACTgcatttttttgttcatattaaTTGATATTATCNATTGGTATCGTCAATTGAAttactcttttgtttttctttgtgttgGAACTGCatctttttgttcatattaATTGATATTATATGGACGTTTTGTTGGATAGGATCAAGCGGTGTTGGTTTTACTCCTCACGTAGTATGGGCGAAGCCTGGTGAGGTGCGTATTCTGTATAATTCTTAGCttgttttttatataattattgaaatttgaaagattGTTCTTTTTAAAGTGATCTTTAGTTTAAGCGTTGAAGATTGAGCGCGTTTATTAGAATGACTGCAATGCACGTAAAAGAACATGCTGTAATTGGGAAGTGATGCAGTAGCCCCTTGTTTCTGTTTCTAGTTCTAGGAAAACTACGGATTTTGTATAAAACTACATTCAGAATATGTTGTATTAAATGGGATACTGGATTTCTGGATGTCTCCTTGGCTGGTCCATTCTAGTTATATCCATATTAGAGTTCttcatttatcaatttttGTGGAGAAAATGTGACATTCCTGAATTTATCTGTTAGATCATGTGATATCTACAACCAAATATGAATTATTTCACAACGCAGAAATTATTTTGCATTGTATATGAAAtctaatgtaattttttttatcctttttaaGGAACCGAATATCCTTGACTTCGATATTGATAAACGATAGACTGAACTACTAGCTAAATTATGACGGCATTGTCATAAACTGATTTGAGCTTGATTATTAATGCATTGATATCATTCCATGAAGTTTTAGCTTGTTGTTGGAGTGAAGTCAGTCAATTTAGGTATGTTGTGGAGGCTTTGTATATTtgatttaagaaatgattatAAGTAATATTGAAAACAAAGGCAACATTCTTCtcaaaaggaaacaaaagtaGCACAAAAAGAATGAATTTTGTAGTCGCGTAAACTTAGCAACTACCTTGTGaacatggttttttttttaggtagaAGTTGCCAGAATGCAAATTGCGTGCAATGAACAAGCgtaaaataaattgtatgtTATTGATGTAGTTTTTTTACTTTGAAGCTGTCAAATTTCCTGTTATAAGCATGCAAATGGATATCTTGTTATTTGCAACATGATTTTAAGATTTACATTGTTCCTCTGAGCTTTGGATTAATTTTACTTCTCTCTCGGTagtcctttttttatttcttgacAAATCTTTTTATCAGTGGTGTTGGGAGTtctattttttagattatcCTTTTCATGGTTTATTGTTAATTACGACTCTAGTCGGTTTGGAGAAAGTTAGAACATAGTCCctacaattttaaaagttaaaatttctTATGGTTTGATAAAACTTTATAAGTGGTCCATGTGGTTTGATAAATCTCCACGAATACAGTAAGTACTACTTTTTCCAGTTTTATTAAACTAAAGGACTAgttctaatatttaaaagtacatGGACTAAATTCCAACTTTCTAATAGGTCAACTAATCTGGTAGAAAGTATGTAAGCATAGCTATGATTCATCTCTTATAGGTCATTAGTTTGTAATTCTATGTATTGCACGAGTTTGGAGGTGAGGATGCCTGCAAGTTTGATGgttccttttcttcattttagtGGAGAGTTATTGATAgaagtaatattttattggaGACTCTTAGGTCGTAATGCGggtttcatgcttacatggtTGCAGGACGTAGCAGCCAAAATTTTGGCCTTCTCACAGCAAGGACCACGAACTGTCTTCATTCTCTCTGCAAATGGTTCCATCAGTAATGCTACTCTTCGACACTCAATGACATCTGGCGGTTCTGTGACATATGAGGTGCttataattgtttttgaaTTGCATAGCTGATTGACTCTCTGCATGGATATAATTACTAATGTTTTATCATATCTTGTATTTGCCTCTTTGAATTAATCATCAACTCATGTAAACTTGAAGCCTTCGCTGAATTCCAATCTGATAGCTATTGAATCAACTACATGAACCTTGGATAGCAAATGGAAAAGGATTGTTCAATTTAAGTGTGCTCAGGTTAGGATAACATTTGTTTCCAATAAGTAGTAGGGACATGCTCCCTCCCAAGTATGCACAGTCCTTTTCAGTTCTGATGTTGTAGAGATTCTGTGATTCATAGGCAGTGTTTCTAGGGTTAAGCAGGAGCCACATGTGCCTGCAAAGTGCATTCACGTGGACGATCGTCTGGGTCACCTTTTCTATAACCATTTGTACTACAGTGAAATAAAGGCAATCACCAAGTTTCTTTTtgccttttcttctccttttctacTACACTAATTAAGAGATCCTGATCTCTTTCAGCATCTCTTGAAGGTAAAAACGGTATAAAAAAcctatattattaaaaatatatattatgccATTGCTAAATCATCTTATGTTATGTTACCATGTATTCTAATTTTGATGTAGAACTGAATTTTCTATTTCGAGAAATGCACTTTACTTGGCTCAGGTGACATTGTGTGCCTTCCCATGATTTAGCAATAAACTTATCGTCACCAAGTGAGAACGTTTCTGATCATTTTCTAGACTTGAAGTTATCACCATTAAGCTAAGGGTTAAGGAAAGGGACTCCCTGGTTGATAAAGGagagagtgaaagaaaaaatgcaCATGATTATTGCAAGATggacaaataaaagaaaaaagggctTGGTCCATATGAAGATAGGCCGAGTGGCCTTTCTTGGAAGGGCTCTCAACAATTCCTACACAATCGATCTTTCCACTGGAAATTAAATAGGTGCCAGTTGATATTAAAGAATATGCCGAGATGATTCGTAGAGGTTATGGCTGTAGGTCGTAAAAGTATAAAACTAGAAAATATAGACTTTGTGACAATAAAACGCCGTAGGAACTCCGTACTAGTGCCAGTAGAACAGGTGCAATATGCTCTGCTTTGAGTATGTGATCAATTCCCTATGAAAATAGGCGCAACCTTATATAGGATCAGTTTGAGATCgattctaaaagaaaaacatttatcTAATCTTATGCAGGGGCAGTATGAGATAATCTCTCTGTCAGGCTCCTTTATGCTCTCGGAGAATAATGGAACTCGAAGTAGAACAGGTGGTTTGAGTGTGTTGCTGGCTGGGTCAGACGGACAGGTTCTTGGTGGTGGAGTTGCAGGAATGCTAATGGCAAGTTCCCAAGTACAGGTgcaacgtttttttttttttttgtacctGGGTATCTTTATTTCAAAGAAACTGTTTAACACTCATAACTTCTGTCTGAAGCGCTTCAAAGGCGTCATGTACTTGATAGACTTCACAAATCATGCTTTACAAACTCTGATTTCATTGCATCCTCAGGTGGTTGTGGGAAGTTTTCTCGAGAATGATAAAAAGTCCAACAACACAGGTATGCTGAATTCTGGATCTTCTGCTTCACCATCTCAAATGATAAACTTTGGTggtgcagcagcagcagcggCGGCCAGCCCTCCATCGTTAGGGGCATCGAGTGGCGAGTCGTCTGCCGACAACGGAGGCAGCCCTCTTAACAACAGGCATCCCGGAATGTTCAGTAATAGCAGCCAGCCAATCCACAACATGCAGATGTACCACCAATTGTGGGCAGGCCAAACACAGCAGTGAGGATTTATTTTGCAACTAACAGGGAGAAGTGCAttaggatgatgatgatgatgatgctcTTCAGTCTACACACATTCAACATCGTTTTGTGAATCTAACTTTCGCAATCAATTACCAAAAGTATTTTATAGAGGGgcttatgtttatttatttaggtaATTATTAAGAAAGATTATTATTTCAATCTTGCTTCTGTTAACCCCCCTCTTTCTGCAGCACTGAAGGAAGCATGGCGCTATAACAAGATCCTCACATTTTTTATGGTAAAATAATTCGAGATTTTTAGCACGTTCTTAAGTTACCgactcacaaaaataataatgccTGTCAACGTGTATCCAGACAGTTAAAAGACGCCACAATCCCATCTTGCATTATAGCACTTATCTTATGGTGTTGTCTTTTGAACGAGTATGagttatataattattttaaatctatatataaTTGATACAAAAGAGAGATATATAAAGAGGTTATCAAAGTCGATTTCAAATGTCCAAAAACGTaagaaaggaaataaataaataaaataaaatgaaataaaaaaccGTCGACAGCAGggttcgaacctgcgcgggcgaagcccaacagatttcaagtctgtctccttaaccactcggacatatcgacTATTTGGTGATTTTGGCATAACTTTTTCTTTACAAACAATTAAACACCGACAAATTGACCGAGTCAAATCCGTGCAAAGGCCGCGTTAGTTTTAAGACGAAACGTAAGCCAACACTGACAGCTAATTCAACCATTAcgtgtcttttcttttcttttctgttgtTTTTTAATCCGTAGACAGTAcaaatattaacttttaattttttttaaaaaaaactcacgcttttctattattttcacACTCATCACCTACCTTTTTTtacattacttttttttcttctacaaaaaattagtttccaattaacaaaaaaaaaaaaatccttttaattcactccaatattttttaattcacccGAATGGGTaagcttttatatatatttgagtaGGAACATACGAAAGTAAATGAAGTATCTTAAGTGAATCTTAAATGAAGTACATATTCCAGCCTTTTATCATTTGCCTAGAATCGTCAAATGTCTCGTcaacatcaaaattatatcCCACAATATGATCACTAAACAATGGCAATAATGGTTCCACTTTGAAGGCCCTATGACTTACTTGTCTGTCTGGGTCTGTGTGAATGAGTCAATCAACTGCTTTAAGTTGACCCCACACCCTTAAATGGAGTCGGCAACGGCTCAAAATCCCCTCTCCAAACTTCGACATTACCCAGAAGATTCTTCAACGGATCCTTCGATccagagagcgagagagagagagagagagagagagagagagagagagagagaccctTCACCAATAAATACAATTACCCTCCACCAATTCAATCCCTCCTCTTCCATCTTTTCAATCTCTATATAAACATCCATTCATCTTTCCCCTTCACATTCACTCCCAACAATGGATTGCTTGGTCCTCCTCCCCTGCTACGTCATGAAGAGACGACGCCGGAGAACCGCCCCACGCCTCCCCTATCGCCGCCTCAACAAATCGGAGAGCCTGGTAAGGGTGGTGGTGGGAAAGGAGAGGACAGAATTCCTGGTAGACCCATTTGTTTTAGAAGAAAACCCTTTTCGGGTTCTGATGGAAAAGGGAAGATTCGAAGAAAAACAGGGAAAAACAAGGGAAGAACACATATTATTTGTCGATGTTGATGCTATTTTGTTCGATCACTTGCTTTGGCTCATCTACAACGATTCTTCCTCTTTGCTTACCCTCAATCTAGACGAAATTCTTCActtttattctcaagatttttaattcaataatcaAACATACTCTTCATGCTAATTATACGATATGATGCAAATAATATAGAcgatgagtttataatcaaagaacaCTATATTTATTCATATGAAGTCTTTTAAAGAAGCTCAAAACAGAGCTATGTTTTGTTAACATGTTTTATATCCCTCAATTGGGTgtaagaaaaatcaaatttttatccAATTACAACGAACctcatttttactattttacccAACTAGGGTAAATTCCGGCcttaaataatttgatccaATTTTAAGCCCACTAGAGCTCTTTTAAATGGGCTTTGTACTTAACAAAGCCCAAACTGGCCCAATGTTTACTTTTCGTATTCccttttgttattaataaatattcctTTTATCCCTTTTAAAGTACTAAAATTCTTTATTCAACCAACATTTCATATTAgtctaaatataaaaaacaaatgttcTATTTTTCAAGTTAATTTCGTTGAAAAATGcttccattttgttttttcgttACTACTTATACATAAAATGTTGACATAACATCATTTGATCCGTTCGTGTGATGTGacaaatagaaagaaaactcatagaaaaaaaaaaaaagtctttttaaaaatcattaatgtttaagaattaaataaactcACCCAACATAGCTTCTCTTATTCTACTTACAATACAAAACAAGACTTcaataattacataaatagtagcaaaattatatatatatatttaatataaatatattagtaaATACTTAATCAAAGTTTAAgcaccaataaaaaaaaataaaatctctaaattataattgttCAATTAATagttatgaaaattaaacaaaaatagtaaaaatttgTTACCTccaaatactaaattaatattatatatttcatgAATGGATAACAAAGAGATGTTAATCTTAATCTAACCACTTAAACCTTGTGATTAGCGAGTATTAATTGAGTTTATCATCCAGGATCacacaattatatatatatgcaaacAAACCCTTTAATATTATCcgaagattattttttttttttcataacatGAAAGAAGAGTGAAGGAAATTAAGGAACTACAACAATCCATGAACATAGAAGaaactatataaatattaattgaatttcatGAAATCTTCTCAAAGTTCTGACCTTTAATTTGGAGTCTCCCATGAACATCAAC carries:
- the LOC111794998 gene encoding AT-hook motif nuclear-localized protein 13-like isoform X1, producing MDSLDTPPSLSAPSNMTVGVPTAYSPGMSNANNNASSTLGLNPATAQMIPPSARFPFNSVIAPASVPLDSMNISPYDGSHSGSFNADSGKKKRGRPRKYTPDGNIALGLAPTTMASSVGHGDLSGTPDLEQPAKKARGRPPGSGKKQMNAIGSSGVGFTPHVVWAKPGEDVAAKILAFSQQGPRTVFILSANGSISNATLRHSMTSGGSVTYEGQYEIISLSGSFMLSENNGTRSRTGGLSVLLAGSDGQVLGGGVAGMLMASSQVQVVVGSFLENDKKSNNTGMLNSGSSASPSQMINFGGAAAAAAASPPSLGASSGESSADNGGSPLNNRHPGMFSNSSQPIHNMQMYHQLWAGQTQQ
- the LOC111795770 gene encoding uncharacterized protein LOC111795770, translated to MDCLVLLPCYVMKRRRRRTAPRLPYRRLNKSESLVRVVVGKERTEFLVDPFVLEENPFRVLMEKGRFEEKQGKTREEHILFVDVDAILFDHLLWLIYNDSSSLLTLNLDEILHFYSQDF
- the LOC111794998 gene encoding AT-hook motif nuclear-localized protein 13-like isoform X2, which codes for MDSLDTPPSLSAPSNMTVGVPTAYSPGMSNANNNASSTLGLNPATAQMIPPSARFPFNSVIAPASVPLDSMNVSPYDGSHSGSFNADSGKKKRGRPRKYTPDGNIALGLAPTTMASSVGHGDLSGTPDLEQPAKKARGRPPGSGKKQMNAIGSSGVGFTPHVVWAKPGEDVAAKILAFSQQGPRTVFILSANGSISNATLRHSMTSGGSVTYEGQYEIISLSGSFMLSENNGTRSRTGGLSVLLAGSDGQVLGGGVAGMLMASSQVQVVVGSFLENDKKSNNTGMLNSGSSASPSQMINFGGAAAAAAASPPSLGASSGESSADNGGSPLNNRHPGMFSNSSQPIHNMQMYHQLWAGQTQQ